A single Vanacampus margaritifer isolate UIUO_Vmar chromosome 7, RoL_Vmar_1.0, whole genome shotgun sequence DNA region contains:
- the LOC144054965 gene encoding uncharacterized protein C22orf15-like isoform X1, producing MFVTILFGESRMELFNINCKLIHFVHNLKERCGVDLKDCVDLMNPNGTVVNLESKQLSVDLASSLLAERQHYVLLQVSRNDTDGERKYVSLLYNVSQSHPELKEPLRKVCNPGQERDKKGASVRRGHVRRRGPAGHSCSKNACQQ from the exons ATGTTTGTCACCATCCTGTTTGGAG AAAGCCGAATGGAACTGTTTAACATCAACTGCAAACTGATACACTTTGTCCACAATTTAAAGGAACGTTGTGGTGTGGACTTGAAAG ACTGTGTGGACCTAATGAACCCCAACGGGACAGTAGTGAACTTAGAAAGCAAGCAGCTCAGTGTTGATCTGGCCAGCAGCCTGCTGGCGGAGAGGCAGCACTATGTCCTCCTTCAAGTTTCTC GAAATGATACCGATGGAGAACGGAAATATGTTTCCCTCTTATACAATGTCAGCCAGAGTCATCCAGAATTAAAAG AGCCCCTGAGGAAAGTGTGCAACCCTGGCCAAGAGCGAGACAAGAAGGGCGCCTCTGTGCGGAGAGGACACGTACGCAGGAGGGGTCCTGCCGGCCACAGCTGCAGCAAAAATGCCTGTCAACAATGA
- the LOC144054965 gene encoding uncharacterized protein LOC144054965 isoform X2: protein MFVTILFGDCVDLMNPNGTVVNLESKQLSVDLASSLLAERQHYVLLQVSRNDTDGERKYVSLLYNVSQSHPELKEPLRKVCNPGQERDKKGASVRRGHVRRRGPAGHSCSKNACQQ, encoded by the exons ATGTTTGTCACCATCCTGTTTGGAG ACTGTGTGGACCTAATGAACCCCAACGGGACAGTAGTGAACTTAGAAAGCAAGCAGCTCAGTGTTGATCTGGCCAGCAGCCTGCTGGCGGAGAGGCAGCACTATGTCCTCCTTCAAGTTTCTC GAAATGATACCGATGGAGAACGGAAATATGTTTCCCTCTTATACAATGTCAGCCAGAGTCATCCAGAATTAAAAG AGCCCCTGAGGAAAGTGTGCAACCCTGGCCAAGAGCGAGACAAGAAGGGCGCCTCTGTGCGGAGAGGACACGTACGCAGGAGGGGTCCTGCCGGCCACAGCTGCAGCAAAAATGCCTGTCAACAATGA